In Janthinobacterium agaricidamnosum NBRC 102515 = DSM 9628, the DNA window TTTCAAGCGTGACGACCGCAATTCATGGCTGACTGGCGACAGCCGGCAACGCAGTTGGTATTTTTACTACCAATTCATAGTAAAAATACCGTAGTCGCCGGGCGTGACGATTACAGGCTGCCGGCCAGTCCCGGCGTGACGGCTGGCGCCGGCGGCTCGCTGCCGCGGGTGGCCGCATTCCATGCGTCCAGACCGCCGTGCAGCGGCTTGGCGCGGTGGAATCCATGTTCATGCAGGATTTTTGCCACGTGGGCGGCGGTGACGTCGTTGGGGCAACTGCAATACACGATGATGTCGCTATCCTTGTCATAGGCTTGCAGCACCACCGGTTCGCCGCCGTTAAAGAACAGCGCGCCCGGCACCGCCGGCTCCAGCCCCTGGGCGGTGACGCTGCGCGCATCGACCAGCACCGGTTCCCTGCCCTCGTTGATCATGTCGAGCAATTCCTCGATGCCGATACGGTCGACTTGCAATGCTTGGCGAAAACGTTTGCGTTCGATGTATTTATACAGCAGGAACAAACCCAGCAAGACCATCAGCACGACCAGCGCGGTGGTGCCCATGGTGCTGAGGGTATCGAGCACGCTTTGCACGCTGGCATGGAAATAGGCGCCGATGGCGATGCCCGCGCCGCTCCACAGCAACGCGCCGAGGAAACTGAAACACAGGAATTTTTCCAGCCGGGTGCCCATTGCGCCCGACATCGGCGCGGCGATGGTATTAAAGCCCGGAATGAACTTGGCGACGATCAACGCCTTCGGCCCCCAGCGGTTGAAATTGTCTTCGGTCTGGCTGACGCAATAATCGGGCGACAACGATATCCGGCACAGCAATTTCAAAATCCGCTTGCCAAAATACCGTCCCGCGCGATACCACGTAAAATCGCTGATCATGCACGCCAGCAAAGCTACCCCCAGTACCGAATACCAGTGCATATCGCCATCGACGGCCAGCGCGCCCGCCACGATCAGGATCGGATAGGCGGGTATCGGCAATCCTGCCTGTTCGACCAGGACGATCGCAAACACGATCAGGACGCCGTAATGTTCGAGGAGATGAATGAGGGTTGGCATGTTGGTATTTTATCCCATCTGACCTGATCAAGTATGGGCGTACTCCAGGATTAAGGCAGCAAGCATGCGGCTTGTAGCCATTGCGCAACTTACTTTTTCCTATATATCGACATCCGACATAAACACAAGCCTCAACGATTTTATATGACAACCCAGCCTACCCCGAGGACAACCCCGATGCCCCATCCATATTTCACCATCAACCATCGCGCCGCCATGCTGCTGGCGGCCGCGCTGCCGGCAGTAATACAGAGCGCCCAGGCCGCCGGCCCGTCCTACGGCGTCGAACTGCAAGGTTTCAGCTATCCCCATCCGATCCAGTCGTTCAACTTCATATCGCAGGGCCAGCCGCTGAAAATGGCGTATATGGACGTGGCGCCGAAAGGCACGCCGAACGGCCAGACCGCGGTGCTATTGCACGGAAAGAATTTCTGCGGCGCAACGTGGGAGCAGACCATCACCGCGCTCAGCGAGACCGGCTACCGGGTGGTGGCGCCGGATCAGATCGGCTTTTGCGCATCGACCAAGCCAGAACATTATCAATATACTTTCCAGCAACTGGCCGGCAATACCGCGGCGCTGCTGCAGCATATCGGCGTGACGCGCAGCGTCGTCATCGGCCATTCGACCGGCGGCATGCTGGCCACCCGTTATGCGCTGATGTATCCGCAAGCCGTGTCGCGGCTGGTACTGGTCAATCCGATCGGGCTGGAAGACTGGAAGGCGCTGGGCGTGCCGCACCGCACGGTCGACCAGTGGAACGAGCGCGAATTGAAACTCAGCGCCGAGTCGGTGCGGAACTATGAAAAATCGACCTATTACGTGAATCGCTGGAAACCGGAATATGAGCGCTGGGTCGACATGGTGGTCGGCTTGAACCAGGGTCCGGGCCACCAGCTGGTGGCGTGGAATTCGGCACTGATCTACGACATGATCTTCACCCAGCCGGTGATCTATGAATTCCCGCTGCTGAAAATGCCGGTCGCGCTGATGATAGGCGACGCCGACACCACCGCGATCGGCAGCGACATCGCGCCGCCGGAGGTCAAGGCCAGGGTCGGCCATTACGAAGTACTGGGCAAGCAAGCGGTCAAGCTGATCCCGCAAGGCCAGCTGATCGAATTCCCGGGCCTCGGCCATGCGCCGCAAATGGAGCAGCCGGACGCCTTCCACAAGGAACTGTTGAAAGTGCTGGCCCGGTAATTGATTACGCCGCCGGAGTGGCCATATTTTGACAGGGCGGTTGCCTGTTCGCTCCTGCCCGGCTACCTGGCGATTGGCCAGCCACGCTTATCTGGCCGGCGCCGGGCTCATGCCGCGCGCCGGGGTCGATTGCGAATCGATATCGATATAGCGCCACTCTTCCAGCAAGAAGGGATGCTTCTTGTAGCCCAGCACATTCTTTTGCGCCAGCACATTGCTGACGCTCGCATAGCCGATCAGCACGCCGCCGGTCACTTCCAGCCGGCGCGCCATTTGACGGTACAGCGCGGCGCGTTCCGGGCCGGCCGGTAATGTCTGGCTGGCCACATACCATTGATCGTATTGCGCATCCTGGTAGCAATTATTATTGCTCTGGTAAGAATTCGGGCCGTAAAACGATTGCATGAAACTATCGCCGTCAGGAGTATCGGCGGCCATTGGCGCGTAGAACGCTTGCGACTTGCAATTCTTTAGTTCTTCGATCAGGTCGCCGACTGTTTTCAACTCGGTTTCCATCTGGATGCCGAGCGCGGTATAGGCCTTGCGCCATAACTCGGCGCGCAGCACGCCGGCGCTGCTGCTGACCGATGAAAAATGGATCAGCAGCGGTTTGCCGTCCGGTAAAGTGCGCCAGCCATCCGGGCCTTTTTTGTAGCCGAAGCGGTCGAGCAGCTTGTTGGCCAGCACCGGATCGTATTGCAGCACACTTGTGTAGTCCGGATCGTAGCCAGTCATGCCCGGCGCGACCGGATGGTCCTGGCGCTGGCCCTCGCCACGCAAGGCAATGCGGATTTCCTGATTCACATCGTAGGCCATTGCCATGGCCCGGCGCAACGCGATCTTTTCTTTCGAGAAGCCACCGACTACCGGATCTTTCATATTCCAGTAGTAGGCATTGATGGTCGGGGCCAAAAAGCGCGACAGTTGCACTCCCCTGGCGGCCAGTTCCGGCCGCAGCTTGCCGTCCTGCAGCGCTTTCGCCGCCAGCTCGCCATGCAGCGCGAACAGATCGGCGGCGCCGCTCTGGAACGACAGCCAGCCCGACTGGCCTTCGGTCTGGATGCTGATGTCGATGCGGCCGATCTGCGGCATCCTCTTGCCCTTCATCTGGGACACGATGCGCTGGTCGTCGGGATCGGCGCCAGGCGCGACATCCCAGGTTTCCGGCAAATGGTCGGTATTTTCATCCAATACGATACGGCTGCCGCGCACCCACTCGCCCAATTTGTAAAAGCTGGTGCCGACCGGATTCGACCCGACCGCGCCCTTGACATCGCCATAGCGTTCGACCACTTCACGCGCCAGCGCGGCGGCGGGCACCTGCGCCAGCAGCAGCGCAAAATTGAAATTGGCCTGCTTCAGATGGATGCGCAACGTGTATGGATCGAGCAACTCGAAACCGGCGACATTCTTGTCATAACTAAACTTCTTGTTTTTCCGGGCATCGGCCACCAATTCATCCAGGCCAAGCACCGCATCCTGTAATAAGGTGCTGTTCGGCGAGAACAGCCGCGGATCGGACAAGCGTTTCCAGGAGTACACAAAATCGGCCATCGTCAATGTGCGGCGCTTGCCCTTGAAGGCGGGGTCCGGCGTGAACAACATGCCTTTTTTGAGGCGGATGGTATAGGTCTTGCCATCGGCCGAAATGTCCGGCATCGCGGCCGCCGCTTGCGGTATCACCTTGACCGGACGGGCCAGGTAATCATAGGTGTACAAGGTATCGAAAATGGCGTGTTCGATCACCAGGCTGGATTCATCGTTCGAGGTGGCCGGATCGAGGCCGGTCTCGGCGGCCGGCAAGATGTAATGCAAGACCTTCAGCGGCGCCGGCGCAGGGCTGGCCGCGGCCAGCGTGGGCATCGCGGTCAAGCCGACACAGCCAGCCAGCGCCAGGCGGCGCATCCATGGTGATTTCATTGTAACTTTCATTATGTGCAGCGTGGCCCCGCCAGGGAAAAACCGCCGCAGCGCGCACTGGCGCTCCGGCGGGTGCCGCTACAGCTGCATGCCGCGGGGAATCGCGCCGAGCAGGGTTTGCGTATAAGGATGGGTAGGATTACGGTACAACTCATCCGAATTCGCGATCTCGACCACCGCGCCCTGGTTCATCACCATCACCTGGTCGGCGATATATTTGACCACTGACAAGTCGTGCGAAATGAAGATGTAGCTGAGGCCGAATTCATCCTGCAAATCCTGCAGCAAATTCAAGACCTGGGCTTGCACCGATACGTCCAGCGCCGACACCGATTCATCGCACACCAGGATTTCCGGCTGCATCGTCAGGCAGCGCGCGATCGCGATGCGCTGGCGCTGGCCGCCGGAGAATTCATGCGGATAACGGTGGAATGCTTGCGCCGGCAAGCCGACCTTTTCCAGCAGCCAATAGGCTTTTTCGATGCGCTCCTTGTCGTTGCCGCCGATCTTGTGGATGCGCATCGGCTCCAGCAAGATTTGTCCGACAGTAAAACGCGGATTCAGCGACGCATACGGATTCTGGAAAATAATCTGGATGCGGCGTTTATACGGCAAGTATTCGCGGTCCGGCATGGCGATCAAGTCCTTGCCTTCGAACATGGCGGTACCGCCGGTCGCCTTGTGCAGACGCAACAAGGTCAAACCAACGGTGGTCTTGCCGGAACCGGATTCGCCGACCACGCCGAGGGTCTTGCCGCGCGGCAGGTTGAACGATACATCCTTGACGGCCTTGAATTCGCGCTTGCCGAACAGCCCTTCGCGCAGGTAAAAACTCTTGCTGAGGTTTTTCACCACCAGCACGTTTTCATCGTCCGGCACATAACCCCGGCTGCGTTCGCGCACTTCGATGCCGGGACCGGCGCTGCCATTCAGGTAATCGTTGATGATCGGCAAACGCCAAGGCCGGTGATCCAGCGATGGACGGCAATGCAGCAATGCCTTGGTGTAGGAATCTTGCGGGTCGTCGAATACTTGCCTGACGTCGCCCGTTTCGCGCACTTCGCCATGGCGCATCACGATGACCTGGTCGGCGATCTCGCCCACCAGGCCCAGGTCGTGGGTGATGAACAAGACCGACATCTGGTGTTTCTTTTGCAGCTTGGCGATCAAATCCATGATCTGCTTCTGGATCGTCACGTCGAGCGCGGTGGTCGGCTCGTCGGCGATCAGCAATTTCGGTTCGCAGGCGATCGCCATCGCGATCATCACGCGCTGCTGCTGGCCGCCCGACATCTGGTTCGGATAAGCGTCGATCTTGGTCTTCGGATCGGGAATCCCGACTTCTTCCAGCAATGCCAGCGTGCGGGCGCGGGCTTGCTTGCGGTCCATGCCCATGTGCTGGCGCAATACTTCGGCGATCTGGAAACCGACCGTGAACACCGGATTCAGCGACGACATCGGTTCCTGGAAGATCATCGAAATATCCTTGCCGCACATGTCGCGCCGCTCGGCGATGGACAGTTTCAGCAAGTCGCGGCCGTCGAAGAAAATGCCGCTGGCCGGATCGATGATGGTGTTATCCGGCGGCAGCAGCCCCATCACCGCCAGCGAACTGACCGACTTGCCGCTGCCGGACTCGCCGACCAGCGCCACGGTGGCATTGCGCGGTATGTTGAAGGAAAGGCCTTTGACGGCTTCGAAGGTATTCTTTTTATCGAGCCGGAACGTGACGCGCAGATTGCGCACTTCCAGCAAATTGTCCGGACTCATGGGAGCTTGATTGGTATGTGCTTGATGCATGGCGCTTCCTGTTTATTTCACTTTGGGATCGAGCGCATCGCGCAGCGCATCGGTAAACAGCGAGAACGCCGTCACCAGTACCGCCATCGCCACCGCTGCGGCGGTCAATTGCCACCACTTGCCAAGAATCAATTCGTTTTGCGCCTCGTTCAGCATGCTGCCCCAGGACACCACGCCGACCGGCACGCCGAAACCGAGGAAGCTCAGGATCACCTCGGCCTTGATGAAACCGACCACCAGGATCGACATTTGCACCAGCGCCACGTGGCTGATGTTCGGGAAGATGTGCGAGAACATCTTGCGCCAGTGCGACGCGCCGATCGCGTCGGCCGCCATCACGTATTCGCGTGCCTTGTGCTTGATGTATTCGGCGCGGATCTGGCGGTACGGCCCGGTCCAGCCGGTCAGGCCGAGGATCAGCACGATGGTGGTCACGCCTTTTTGCTGCAATACGGCGGCCACCGTCAAGATCATCAGGATCGATGGGATCGACGTGAAGATGCTGTAGAACCAGTTAAAGAAATCGTCGATGAAGCCGCCGTAATAACCGGAAAACGCGCCGAACAAGGTGCCGAGGATGACTGCCAGCAAGGCCGCCACCAGGCCGACCACGATCGACGTTTCGGCGCCCTTGATGGTTTTCTTGAGGATGTCATGGCCCCACTTGTCGGCGCCGAACGGCAGCGTTTCGCGCTTGGCCAGCACGCCGCCCTCGCGCACATGGCCGAGTGCGATATGCAATTGCGTCATCTCGGCCGCCAGCGGATCGGCCACGCCGTACATATCGATGGTCAGCGACGGATCGCGGCCGATTTCGGCCTTCAACTGGCGGATATCCTCGGCCAGCGGATCGAGCACATTGACCGGGGTCGGCGCATCGGCGTCGACCGCTTTCCTGACCGCGAAACCGGAAGTGGCGTCGGCGCCGACAAAGGCCGGCGGTGCATAACTGACAGCGACTTCGTTTTCCCAGTCGGACACGATCAAGCCGCTGGCCGACAGCACCAGCATCAACAGGAACGCGCCGACCACGGCCAGTGCCGCCATGGCGACTTTATCGGCGCGCAAACGGCGCCAGGCCAGCGCCCACAGGCCGGGCGAGGCGATGGCCGGCGCAGCGGCCGCCGGCGAAATGGTTGTATTCGACATCACTATCCTTACTTCAGTTGTACGCGTGGATCGACCGCCTGATACATCAGGTCAGTGAGCAAGTTGAAGATCATGGTGGCGACGGCGACATACACGGTAATCGCCTTGATCACCGGAAAATCGCTGCGCTCGACGGCCAGGATCACTTCGCGGCCGATGCCGGGGATGCCGAAGAACCGTTCCAGCAGGAACGCGCCGATCAGCAGCGCCGGCAAGTTGGACATCACATAGGTGATGATCGGAATCGCCGCGTTGCGCAGCACGTGGACCCACATGATGCGGCCTTCCTTCAAGCCCTTGGCGCGCGCGGTGCGCACATAATCCTGGCTCGCCTCATCCAGCACGAAGGTGCGGAACAGGCGCAGCGTCGGCGCGATCGATACCGCCAGGCCGATCAGGATCGGCAGCGTCGAATAGCGCAGCAGGTTTTCCCAGAAACTGTCGCCCCAGCCTTGCACCGGGAACAGGCCCAGCTTGTAGGCGAAACCGTACTGGAACACGATGATGTAGACCAGGATGCTGATCGACATGCCGACGGTGCAGGCGATCATCACCGCGCGGTCGGTCAGCGAGCCGCGCACGAAGGCGATCACCAGCGCCAGCGCGATGCCGAAGAAGGTTTCCAGGATGGTCAGCGGTATCAGCACCGTCAGCGACGGGCCGAGCCGGCTGGCGATGATGTGCGACACGGTTTCGCCGGTGGCCCAGCTCTGGCCAAAATCGAAGGTGACGATTTGCTTGATGAAAATCCACAACTGGATGTAGTACGGCTGGTCGACGCCCAGCTGGCGGCGGATATTGGCGATGCTTTCGGCATTAGACATCTTGCCGGCCAGGATGTAGGCCGGATCGCCGCCGACCCAGTTAAACAAGATAAACACCAGCAAGACCACGCCCAGCATGGTGGGCAGCATTTGCCACAGGCGGCGCAGGATATAAGCAAACATGATATTTCCTAAAAGTTATAAGCAGCGCTTATTTAGCCAGCGCCGGGTCGATATCGATGTATTGGAATTCCTCCAGCAGCACTGGATGCTTCTTGTAGCCGAGCACGGTCTTTTGCGCCAGCATATTGCGGTAGCGGGCATAGCCGATCAGCGAACCGGCGTTCACTTCCAGCTGGCGTGCCATCTTGTGGTACAGCGCGTCGCGTTCCGGACCGTCCGGCAATTTCTGGCTGGCGGCATACCATTGGTCATATACCGGGTCCTGGTAACAGCCATTGTTATTCTGCTTGGCGTTCGGACCGTAAAACAATTGCATGAAGTTATCGCCGTCCGGATAGTCGGCAATCCATGGCGCGGTACGCGTCTGCAACTTGCAATTCTTTTCCTCTTTCATGATGTCGCTGAAAATCATGCGGTCGTTTTCCATCCTGATGCCGATCGCGTTGTAGGTCTTGCGCCACATCTCGGCTTGCAGCACGCCATTGGCTTCGTTGCGCGACACATAGCGGATCAGCAGCGGCTTGCCGTCCGGCAAAGTCCGCCAGCCATCCGCGCCCTTCTTGTAGCCGAATTTGTCGAGCAGCTTGTTGGCCAGCACCGGATCGTATTGCAGCAAGCTCTTGTATTTGGGATCGTAGCCGACCACGCCCGGCGGGATCGGATAGTCGAGGCGCTGGGCCTGGCCATTCCACACGATGCGGATTTCCTCATCGATATTGTGGGCCATCGCAATCGCGCGGCGCAGTGCGATTTTCTCTTTCGAGAAACCGCCCAGTACCGGATCTTCCATATTCCAGTAGTAATACGTCATTTCCGGATCCAACAGGCGCGACAGTTGCACGCCCTTGGTCGCCAGTTCCGGCCGCAACTTGCCGTCGAGCATCGCTTTCGGCGCCAGCGGACCATCCAGCCAGAACAGGTCGGTGCCGCCGCTCTGGAATGACAGCCAGCGCGACTGATCTTCGATCATCACGCTGATCTCGATGCGGCCGATTTGCGGTATCTTCTTGCCCTTCATCTGGGCCACGATGCGCTGGTCGTCGGGATCGTCGCCAGCCTGGAAATTCCAGGTTTCCGGCAAATGGTCGGTGTTTTCATTCAAGACGATGCGGTTGCCGCGCACCCACTCGCCCAATTTATAAAAGGCGCTGCCGACCGGGTTCGACGCGACCTCGCCCTTGATATCGCCATATTTCTCGACCACTTCGCGCGCCAGCGCCGACGTCGGCTGATGCGCCAGCACCATCGGCAAATTGAAGTCGGTCTGTTTCAGGTGGATACGCAGCGTGTACGGATCGAGGATCTCGAAACCGGCGACATTCTTGTCGTAATCGAGTTTATTGGTTTTCTTGGCTTCTGCCGCCAACTCATCAAAGCCGACGATCTTGTTTTCAAACAGCCAGCTATGCGGCGACGCCAGGCGCGGATCGAACAAGCGCTTCCAGGAATACACAAAGTCGGCCATCGTCAATTCGCGGCGCTTGCCCTTGAACGCTGGATCGGGCGTAAACAAGATGCCCTTTTTCAAGCGGATGGTGTACGTCTTGCCATCGGCCGAAATTTCCGGCAGCGCGGCGGCCGCTTGCGGCACGATCCTGGCCGGACGCGCCAGGTAGTCATAGGTATACAGCGTGTCGAACATCGCCTGGACAATCAGGTTGCTGTACAGGTCGCGCGCGGTGGCTGGATCAAAACCAGTTTCGGCGGCCGGTAAGATATAGCGCAAAACCTTGACCGGCGCTTTGGCGGCGGCCGCGGCGCTGGCGGCCAGCGGCGTGATACCGGCCATGCCGATACAGGCGGCCAGCGCCAGGCGGCGTATCCATGGTGACTTCATGTAAAACCTTTCCATCTCTGTTATTTCCGCATTGAATTAGTGCACTGTGATCGCCATCCGCTGGATTGCAGCCGACAGCTTCCAAGTTCCATCCCTGTGGCGCAAACTCTACGCAAGATTTGTGCCTTGCCCGCAAGGTACAGGCGTTTCCCCGCCGCGTCAAAAAAAGGCGTAACGATAACGCATATTTCGCGCCTCAGGCTTAAGGCATGGGGGTTGAAAAAGACCGTGATGCAGCGCAACATAGTTGTCTAGACATGACATTGCTGCGACGCAGCAAATTGACACAAAAACATATCCGTAGGAACCCTTACGTTGCTTCTCATTGTAAAGTTGAAATCTAAAAAATTTCAATATGCTGCTTTGCAGCATTTATTTTTTATTTTTTTGATATTCCTAAAAAAGCATCGAAAATTATGTTGTTTCTATGCCGAATAAGAACGCTCTTCGTTGACACTCAAAGCCGCCAAGTGGTCTTATGACCCCGAGGAAAAATAACTGAATAGAATTTTTCCACATCGATTGCCGACGCAGCAATCGCCTTTGAAAAAAAATGCCGAACGTCTTGCTTACCCGGCCGGACCGACGGTTTTAATGGGAGTTTTGAGAATGATGATGGAAAAAGCTATATCCCGCTCGGTACGCCTGATTTGCTCAGGTGGTATTGCTGCGGTCACCCTCGGCATGCTGGCGCAGCCGGCCATGGCGCAAGACGCCAACGTGCAGCGGGTGGAAGTCACCGGGTCGAGCATCAAGCGCGCCACCGCCGAAACCGCGTCGCCGGTACAAATCATCACCAGTGACGACTTGCTCAAATCGGGCAAGGCGACGGTCTCCGAATACCTGCAAACCCTGACCGCCGATGGCGCAGGTTCGCTGCCTACCGGCTTCGGCAACGGTTTTGCCGCCGGTTCCACCGCGATTTCGCTGCGTGGCCTGGGTGCGACCTCGACGCTGGTACTGCTGAACGGCCGCCGCATGGCGCCGTTCGCCCGCGCCGACGATGGCCAGAAAAGCTTCACCGACCTGTCGACCATCCCGATGCAAATCGTCGAGCGGATCGAGATCCTGAAAGACGGCGCTTCGTCCACCTACGGCGCCGATGCGATCGCCGGCGTGGTCAACATCATCTTGCGCAAGGACTTCGAAGGCTTGACCGTCAAAGCCGATAGCGGCATTTCCGGCTATGGCGACGACAAGCAGAACAAAGCCTCGATCACGTATGGCAAGGGCAACCTTGAGACCGACAAATATAACTTCGTCATCAACGCCGAATACAACCAGTCGGACATGCTGATGAATACCGACCGGTCCAGCCGCAAATGGATCGGCAAGAGCGACCTGCGCGCCTATGGCTATCCGCTGTCGAACCAGTTCACCACCGGCCAGCTTACCAGCAACCCCGGCGCCAGCCCCACCGGTTCGATCTTCAATCCGAATACCGGCAAGTATGTTTCCCTGCCGGGCTGCTCCGCACTGTCGACCACCACGCCGCAAGACCCGAATGGCGGCTGCGCATGGAACCAGGATCAGTTCCGCTCGATGCAGCCCAAGATCGAGTCGGTCAATCTCTACACCCGCGGCACCTGGCAGCTCAATAGCGAGACCCAGGCTTACGCCGAAGCCGGCTACTCGAAGCGCGATACCGCCTTTACCGTGATCCCGCCTTCGGTCAGCCAGGTTGTCGCCTTTCCTGGCGGCGTAATCAACTATGGCGCCGGCGCCAATGCCGTGCAACTGGCCGCGTCTCATCCGCAAAATCCGTATGGCCAGGCGGTCAACCTGCGCTATTCCGCATTCGACGTGGGCCCGAGCACACGCCAGGCCAATAACGAGTTCAGCCGCTTCGTGGTCGGCCTCAAAGGTTCGGCGATGGGCTGGGATTACGATACCGGCTTCACCCACTCCGAATCAAAGCTGCACCTCGATTACAGCAATATGCTGAACATGAAAGTGCTCAAGGCCGCATTGGGCGATCCAACCAGCAAGTACTTCCCGTACTACATCGGTTCGCAGGCGTACAAGAACCCGGCTTCGCTGTATGCCGCCATGGTGACCCACGCCACCTCCGATTCGACCACCAAGCTCGACATCATCGACTTCAAGGCATCGCGTGAACTGTTCGCCCTGCCGGGCGGTAACCTGGGTATCGCGGTCGGCGCGGAACACCGGCGCGATAAACTCGACAATCCTTCGCTGTCGGGCACCGAAGACGGCTCGATCAACACCAGCTATGTGGCCGCCAAAGGTGACAGCAAAGTGTCCGCGGTATTCGTCGAACTGCTGGCGCCGGTACTGAAAACAGTGGAATTGTCGGGCGCAGTACGTTACGACAAATACGACAACTTCTCGTCGACCACGCCAAAACTGGGCGCCAAATGGACCCCGCTGAAAACCTTCGCCTTGCGCGGCACGTATTCGGAAGGTTTCCGCGCACCCGGCCCAGCGGAAAGCAATAGCAGCTCGCAATCGACCGGCAACTCGACCGTGCGCGATCCTATCCGTTGCCCGAACGGCAAGAAACTGCCTGGCGCCGACGATGCGGATTGCAGCATCACGATCTCGGCAATCAAAGTCGGCAATCCGGATCTGCGTCCTGAAACGTCCAAAGGCTACACCCTGGGCATGGTATGGGATCCGATCGACAACCTGAGCCTGTCGCTGGACGGCTGGAAAATCAAACGCAGCGATGAAATCAATCCAACGACCTACAGCGATGCAGCCGCCTTGCCTAGCGCGGTCCGCAATCCGAACAATAACCTGACCATCAACGGCGTCGTGGTGCCGAACACGGGCAGCTTGTTGATCGTCAATGCGCCCTACCGCAACTCGAGCTTCACCGAAATCAAAGGTGTCGACCTGGATGTGAAACAACGCTTGCGCCTGGGCGCATACGGCCGCGCCACCATCGGCCTGACCTGGACCCACGTCGCCTCGTGGGTACGTGCCGAATCGGACACGGCACGCTCTCAATATGCCGGCACCCATGGCAATTGCGATACGTCGGACTGCGCCGGCACGCCGAAAGACAAGATCAACGTCACCGGTTCCTGGGACCTGGGCAACTGGAATGTCAGCGGCATCATCAATTACCGCTCCGACATGAAGAACGTGCGGGTTGAAGGCGATCCTTGCGCCTCCCAGTTGACGGACGGTACGCCTGCGCCTAACGGTTGCAAGATCGCATCGTTCACCACGCTCGATCTGTCGACACGCTGGAATTACAGCAAGCAACTGCAATTGTTCGCGTCGATCAACAACGTGACCGATAAAGTTGCGCCACTCGATCCATTGACTTACGGCGGCATCAGCTACAACCCGATGGACGCCAGCGGCGCCATCGGCCGCTACTTCAAGGTCGGCGCCAGCTACAAATTCTTTTAATTCGCACTTGAATTAAATCAGCAAGGGACGGTGAGTGATCACCGTCCCTTTTTTATTGCCCCCTCTCTGCTCCCTGCCTCTCATCGTCGTCCCTCGCGCCATCCTTCCACCCCGGCCGTCGTCACCAGGCCAGCACAATCAGCGCCATTCTTGCAAAATCTCAAATATCTTTTCCGCAATTGTTGTTTAAACACACAAACGTCTATGCAATGTTGACTTTTTGTCGATCAAATAGTTACATTCCATGGATGCAAAATGGTAAACATTTTTCGTTGATTTTTTATTACATGATGTAATGGCCAAACAGCCGTTCGCCTTGTCTGGCGACGCCGCCGGCCGTTTTCAATCTAGTCACCCGTGCTGTTCCATCTGGAGTTTTGAATATGATCAGAGAAATACCGCTATCCCGCTCGATCCGCATCATCTGCGCCGCAGGCCTCGGCTTGCTGGCCT includes these proteins:
- a CDS encoding TonB-dependent receptor, which gives rise to MEKAISRSVRLICSGGIAAVTLGMLAQPAMAQDANVQRVEVTGSSIKRATAETASPVQIITSDDLLKSGKATVSEYLQTLTADGAGSLPTGFGNGFAAGSTAISLRGLGATSTLVLLNGRRMAPFARADDGQKSFTDLSTIPMQIVERIEILKDGASSTYGADAIAGVVNIILRKDFEGLTVKADSGISGYGDDKQNKASITYGKGNLETDKYNFVINAEYNQSDMLMNTDRSSRKWIGKSDLRAYGYPLSNQFTTGQLTSNPGASPTGSIFNPNTGKYVSLPGCSALSTTTPQDPNGGCAWNQDQFRSMQPKIESVNLYTRGTWQLNSETQAYAEAGYSKRDTAFTVIPPSVSQVVAFPGGVINYGAGANAVQLAASHPQNPYGQAVNLRYSAFDVGPSTRQANNEFSRFVVGLKGSAMGWDYDTGFTHSESKLHLDYSNMLNMKVLKAALGDPTSKYFPYYIGSQAYKNPASLYAAMVTHATSDSTTKLDIIDFKASRELFALPGGNLGIAVGAEHRRDKLDNPSLSGTEDGSINTSYVAAKGDSKVSAVFVELLAPVLKTVELSGAVRYDKYDNFSSTTPKLGAKWTPLKTFALRGTYSEGFRAPGPAESNSSSQSTGNSTVRDPIRCPNGKKLPGADDADCSITISAIKVGNPDLRPETSKGYTLGMVWDPIDNLSLSLDGWKIKRSDEINPTTYSDAAALPSAVRNPNNNLTINGVVVPNTGSLLIVNAPYRNSSFTEIKGVDLDVKQRLRLGAYGRATIGLTWTHVASWVRAESDTARSQYAGTHGNCDTSDCAGTPKDKINVTGSWDLGNWNVSGIINYRSDMKNVRVEGDPCASQLTDGTPAPNGCKIASFTTLDLSTRWNYSKQLQLFASINNVTDKVAPLDPLTYGGISYNPMDASGAIGRYFKVGASYKFF